From one Paenibacillus sp. FSL K6-1330 genomic stretch:
- a CDS encoding epoxide hydrolase family protein, giving the protein MNITNIPNTAPFSETTITPFHIEILDSDLIDLKERLARTRWPDDLEDNHWDYGTPLSYLKKLSTYWKNSYDWRKYEAMLNEFPQFTTTIDGQNIHFLHVRSPEPDALPLIVTHGWPGSIVEFIHMIEPLTNPGKYGGNPSDAFHLVIPSLPGFGFSGHTTERGWNIERVARAWDELMRRLGYERYGAQGGDTGCLVSAELGRIAAERIIGVHCNGLSVFPTGDPAETENLTAAEQLRYGELAGGGFDGSGYAVLQATRPQTLSYGLTDSPVGQLAWIVEKFKAWTDPTADLPEDAVDLDLLLTNVSIYWLTATAGSSARIYKESSSNWGAPAPYSSVPTGVAVFPKDLSIRSMAQRQYNILHWSEFDRGGHFAALEAPDLLADDIRLFFRGIR; this is encoded by the coding sequence ATGAATATAACAAACATACCGAACACAGCCCCTTTTTCCGAAACAACTATAACTCCCTTTCACATTGAAATTCTGGATTCGGACCTGATTGATCTTAAGGAACGTTTGGCCCGTACTCGCTGGCCTGATGATCTGGAGGATAACCACTGGGATTATGGCACGCCGCTGTCTTACCTAAAGAAGCTATCAACTTATTGGAAGAATTCATATGACTGGCGTAAATATGAAGCCATGCTGAATGAATTTCCTCAATTCACGACCACCATCGATGGACAAAATATCCACTTCCTGCATGTTCGCTCCCCTGAGCCTGATGCACTGCCTCTAATCGTTACCCATGGCTGGCCAGGATCGATTGTAGAATTTATACATATGATTGAACCGCTCACCAACCCAGGCAAGTACGGTGGAAATCCGTCCGATGCATTTCATCTCGTGATCCCCTCCCTTCCAGGTTTCGGCTTCTCCGGGCATACAACGGAACGGGGATGGAACATCGAGCGAGTAGCTAGAGCGTGGGATGAATTAATGCGTCGCTTGGGCTATGAACGCTATGGAGCTCAAGGTGGAGATACCGGGTGTTTGGTTTCGGCTGAACTTGGCCGGATCGCTGCAGAGCGTATCATTGGCGTTCACTGTAATGGTTTGTCGGTGTTCCCAACCGGAGATCCTGCTGAAACCGAGAACCTTACGGCTGCAGAGCAGCTGCGCTATGGTGAATTAGCCGGTGGCGGATTTGACGGGTCCGGATATGCCGTCCTTCAAGCAACCAGACCGCAGACACTATCCTATGGCTTAACAGATTCCCCGGTTGGTCAGCTTGCATGGATTGTGGAGAAGTTTAAGGCATGGACAGATCCAACGGCAGATCTCCCTGAGGATGCGGTTGATCTCGATCTGCTTCTTACAAATGTCTCAATCTATTGGCTCACAGCTACAGCAGGCTCATCTGCAAGAATCTATAAAGAAAGCTCCAGTAATTGGGGAGCGCCAGCACCCTATTCCTCGGTGCCCACGGGCGTGGCGGTCTTCCCCAAGGACCTTTCCATTCGGAGCATGGCTCAGCGCCAGTACAACATCCTGCATTGGTCAGAATTCGACCGAGGCGGCCATTTCGCCGCATTGGAAGCTCCTGATTTGTTGGCTGATGATATCCGATTATTTTTCAGAGGGATTCGTTAA
- a CDS encoding H-type small acid-soluble spore protein, which produces MEIQRAVEIFNSKDTYKVNLGGESVWIEHVDQQNGMATVQVGSRPTNTLTVNVDRLKEGE; this is translated from the coding sequence ATGGAGATACAGAGAGCCGTGGAGATTTTTAACTCCAAGGATACTTACAAGGTCAACCTGGGAGGGGAGTCCGTGTGGATCGAGCATGTGGATCAGCAGAACGGGATGGCCACCGTTCAGGTTGGTTCCCGTCCGACCAATACACTGACTGTGAACGTAGACCGGCTGAAAGAAGGCGAATAG
- the rimI gene encoding ribosomal protein S18-alanine N-acetyltransferase, with amino-acid sequence MDQQKKPVNGEDGLSFRLMTLEDIPEVLVVEREAFTVPWTEEAFHNELKLNHFARYMIMEYEGKTVGYAGMWTIVDEAHVTNIALLEQYRGRKWGDRLLTELMKTAAYMGMEKMTLEVRVSNHVAQHLYTKKGFKPAGVRKGYYSDNQEDALIMWADLPPYREDDGEEGSQRLS; translated from the coding sequence ATGGATCAGCAGAAGAAGCCGGTAAATGGTGAAGACGGTTTGTCCTTTCGGTTGATGACCCTGGAGGATATTCCGGAGGTTCTCGTGGTGGAGCGTGAAGCGTTCACCGTGCCTTGGACCGAGGAAGCTTTTCACAATGAGCTGAAACTGAATCATTTCGCACGTTATATGATTATGGAGTACGAAGGCAAGACGGTTGGATATGCGGGCATGTGGACGATCGTTGACGAAGCACACGTTACGAATATTGCGCTGCTGGAGCAGTACCGCGGACGCAAGTGGGGCGATCGACTGCTTACGGAACTGATGAAGACCGCTGCCTATATGGGAATGGAGAAAATGACGCTGGAAGTTCGGGTATCCAATCACGTTGCCCAGCACTTATATACCAAAAAAGGGTTTAAACCAGCCGGTGTCCGGAAGGGGTATTATTCCGATAACCAGGAAGACGCACTCATCATGTGGGCAGATCTGCCCCCTTATCGGGAGGACGATGGCGAGGAAGGAAGTCAAAGGCTATCATGA
- the tsaD gene encoding tRNA (adenosine(37)-N6)-threonylcarbamoyltransferase complex transferase subunit TsaD, with the protein MNEERVDRQHSCILAIETSCDETSVAVVKDGYEVLSSVIASQIETHKAFGGVVPEVASRKHVESITLIIEQAVAEAGIEMKDLSAIAVTQGPGLVGALLVGVMAAKSLAFALDKPLIGTHHIAGHIYANRFVGDIAYPCMALVVSGGHTELVYMKDEGSFELIGRTRDDAVGEAYDKVARALGFPYPGGPHVDRMALEAEEVVELPRVWLEPDSYDFSFSGLKSAVLNVVNQSKMRGEEVRTEAIARGFQESVVEVLVEKAVRAVRAYDAKQLLLCGGVAANRGLRKTLAERCEQEGILLTIPPFQYCTDNGAMIAAAAHLKWKQGSFTSLDMKADPQMSLELWAEPLS; encoded by the coding sequence ATGAATGAAGAAAGAGTAGACCGGCAGCACAGCTGCATATTGGCGATAGAAACGAGCTGCGATGAAACCTCGGTTGCCGTAGTAAAGGATGGCTACGAGGTTTTGTCCAGCGTCATTGCCAGCCAGATTGAAACGCATAAAGCTTTTGGCGGGGTGGTCCCCGAGGTGGCTTCCCGCAAGCATGTGGAGAGCATCACGCTAATTATTGAACAAGCCGTAGCTGAGGCCGGCATTGAAATGAAGGATTTGTCGGCGATCGCCGTAACGCAGGGGCCTGGTCTGGTCGGAGCGCTACTCGTTGGCGTTATGGCTGCTAAAAGCCTGGCGTTTGCGCTTGACAAGCCGCTAATCGGTACGCATCATATTGCGGGTCATATTTATGCCAACCGCTTTGTGGGCGATATCGCTTACCCTTGTATGGCACTGGTTGTTTCCGGCGGTCACACCGAGCTGGTTTACATGAAAGACGAAGGCAGCTTTGAGTTGATCGGCAGGACGCGCGATGATGCAGTTGGCGAAGCGTACGACAAAGTGGCCAGAGCGCTTGGCTTTCCGTATCCCGGGGGCCCGCATGTCGACCGTATGGCATTGGAGGCCGAAGAGGTTGTGGAGCTTCCCCGTGTATGGCTGGAGCCGGATTCCTATGACTTTAGCTTCAGCGGTCTGAAATCGGCTGTATTAAATGTCGTCAATCAGAGCAAAATGCGTGGAGAGGAAGTCCGGACGGAAGCGATAGCCCGGGGTTTCCAGGAATCGGTGGTTGAAGTGCTCGTGGAAAAGGCGGTTCGCGCGGTCAGAGCATATGATGCCAAGCAGTTGCTGCTGTGCGGTGGTGTTGCCGCTAATCGCGGGCTCCGTAAAACATTGGCTGAACGTTGCGAGCAGGAAGGGATTTTGCTGACGATCCCGCCATTTCAGTATTGTACCGATAACGGAGCGATGATTGCTGCCGCGGCACATTTGAAATGGAAGCAGGGGAGCTTTACGTCGCTCGATATGAAGGCCGACCCGCAAATGTCGCTGGAACTTTGGGCGGAGCCATTAAGCTAA
- the tsaB gene encoding tRNA (adenosine(37)-N6)-threonylcarbamoyltransferase complex dimerization subunit type 1 TsaB, which yields MNNNDTKPQQRFLALDTSTASLTVSVMEQDKLLSEVNTNADRNHSVHLHPVMAQALAEAGLGMDQMDGIAVGVGPGSYTGIRIAVTAAKTLAWANHIPVVGVSSLHALAWGGLNSGWHQAEPKKGVHWVIPLLDARRGQVYTALFAADSESQEDAPIRMEADGIRLMQSWVEAIQERISKLPEEERPICLWFTGEVELHAETARGLEPGFGDGLHIHPYSLEGRWMGYLGAARLLAGEADDVHTLVPNYTQLSEAEANLLRKR from the coding sequence ATGAACAACAATGACACGAAGCCGCAGCAGCGGTTTTTGGCGCTGGATACGTCTACGGCATCGCTGACGGTATCCGTGATGGAGCAGGACAAGCTGCTGTCGGAAGTGAACACGAATGCGGACCGCAACCACTCGGTGCATCTGCACCCGGTGATGGCACAGGCGCTTGCGGAAGCAGGCCTCGGCATGGACCAGATGGACGGCATTGCCGTAGGAGTAGGTCCGGGTTCTTATACGGGGATCCGGATTGCGGTAACGGCTGCCAAAACATTGGCATGGGCTAATCACATCCCGGTTGTCGGGGTATCCAGCCTGCATGCCTTGGCATGGGGGGGCTTGAACTCCGGATGGCATCAAGCCGAGCCGAAGAAGGGAGTCCACTGGGTCATTCCGCTGCTGGATGCAAGACGGGGACAAGTGTACACGGCATTATTCGCTGCCGATTCAGAGAGCCAAGAGGATGCGCCGATACGTATGGAGGCAGACGGTATTCGCCTGATGCAATCCTGGGTGGAGGCCATACAGGAACGGATCAGCAAGCTGCCTGAAGAGGAGCGCCCGATTTGCCTTTGGTTTACTGGGGAAGTGGAGCTTCATGCCGAAACCGCTCGCGGGCTTGAGCCTGGGTTTGGAGACGGGCTGCATATTCATCCGTATTCGCTTGAAGGCCGCTGGATGGGGTACTTGGGAGCAGCCAGGTTGCTCGCTGGGGAAGCGGATGATGTGCATACACTGGTGCCCAATTATACACAGCTTTCCGAAGCGGAAGCGAACCTGCTGCGTAAGCGGTGA
- the tsaE gene encoding tRNA (adenosine(37)-N6)-threonylcarbamoyltransferase complex ATPase subunit type 1 TsaE, with translation MSSSSLEETEQLAAWLAARAEPGTVIGLDGDLGAGKTAFSQQFARHLGVNGVVNSPTFTIIKEYEGRLPLYHMDVYRLSIDEADELGLDEYFFGEGVCLVEWSSLITELLPERYLHVQLETTGETNRIITLSSQGEPYGEWCRDLNEKWGSWNEQQ, from the coding sequence ATGAGTTCAAGCAGTCTGGAAGAGACGGAGCAGCTTGCTGCTTGGCTAGCCGCTAGGGCCGAGCCAGGGACTGTCATCGGCCTGGACGGAGATCTTGGAGCAGGAAAAACGGCATTTTCCCAACAATTTGCACGGCACCTTGGTGTGAACGGGGTTGTGAATAGCCCGACATTTACGATTATTAAAGAATATGAGGGGCGTCTGCCGCTCTACCATATGGATGTGTACCGTTTGTCGATCGATGAAGCGGATGAGCTCGGGCTGGATGAGTACTTTTTTGGAGAAGGGGTTTGTCTCGTGGAGTGGAGCAGCCTGATCACCGAACTTTTGCCGGAGCGTTATCTGCATGTCCAGCTTGAAACGACAGGCGAAACTAACCGGATCATCACACTTTCAAGCCAGGGCGAGCCCTATGGCGAGTGGTGCCGGGATTTGAATGAAAAATGGGGTAGCTGGAATGAACAACAATGA
- a CDS encoding 2-isopropylmalate synthase produces the protein MSESMRTIQIFDTTLRDGEQAPGASLQPEQKIVLAGKLAELGVDVMEPGFPVSSPGEFAAVQAISRQLQQVEICGFARAVRGDIDAAVKATQDAARRRIHLFISSSDIHLRHQLRMSRPDVVARAREMTAYAKQFSDVVEFTAMDASRTSIDDLIEMVEAVIEEGATIINLPDTVGYALPNEYGQMFRRVREGARGGKTVTYSAHCHNDLGLAVANSLAAIENGASQIEVTVNGVGERTGNCALEELVMALSTRGDMLRAETGITAEKLYEVSRLVSGAMHFPIAFNKPVVGRNAFQHESGIHQDGLLKDRSTYEIMDPEKLGIPRSMIVLGKHSGRHALKDRLARYGVQLEASEMESLYDTFKETADRQKVVSDDQLLQMVSSTLGKPAQVYELTEAQVISGTGSSRVAAVTLRHLGEQTEATYSSVADGPVQAVISAISQGISSAIRFGDLELHSLSSGEDAHAEAAVTVEKAGKIFRGTAVHQDIVMAAGLAYVAACNSALMSV, from the coding sequence ATGAGTGAATCCATGAGAACCATCCAAATATTCGATACCACATTGCGGGACGGGGAACAGGCACCGGGAGCAAGTCTGCAGCCTGAGCAGAAAATTGTGCTGGCCGGAAAGCTGGCGGAGCTGGGCGTTGACGTAATGGAGCCTGGGTTCCCGGTGTCCAGCCCCGGGGAGTTTGCCGCTGTGCAGGCCATCTCGAGACAGCTGCAGCAGGTGGAGATATGCGGATTCGCGCGTGCTGTGAGAGGGGACATTGATGCTGCTGTCAAGGCCACCCAAGACGCGGCCAGAAGGCGGATTCATCTGTTTATTTCGTCTTCCGACATCCATCTTCGCCACCAGCTGCGCATGAGCCGTCCAGATGTGGTCGCAAGGGCACGTGAGATGACAGCTTATGCGAAGCAGTTCAGCGACGTGGTGGAATTTACGGCGATGGATGCCTCGCGCACCAGCATTGACGACCTGATTGAGATGGTGGAGGCCGTCATTGAAGAGGGCGCAACGATTATCAATCTGCCCGATACGGTTGGATACGCGCTTCCGAACGAATATGGTCAGATGTTCCGACGCGTGCGGGAAGGCGCGCGTGGCGGAAAGACAGTCACTTACAGCGCCCACTGCCACAATGATCTCGGTCTGGCTGTGGCCAACAGCCTGGCCGCGATCGAGAACGGCGCCAGCCAAATCGAGGTCACCGTGAATGGGGTGGGCGAACGTACAGGCAACTGCGCACTGGAGGAGCTCGTCATGGCTCTATCTACCCGGGGCGACATGCTGCGGGCGGAGACGGGCATTACGGCCGAGAAGCTGTATGAAGTATCCCGTCTCGTTAGCGGTGCGATGCATTTTCCAATTGCCTTCAATAAGCCTGTGGTCGGCCGGAACGCCTTCCAGCATGAATCCGGCATCCATCAGGACGGTCTGCTGAAGGATCGAAGCACCTACGAGATTATGGACCCGGAAAAACTGGGGATTCCGCGGAGCATGATCGTGCTGGGCAAGCATTCCGGTCGTCATGCATTGAAGGATCGTCTTGCCAGGTACGGTGTCCAGCTCGAAGCATCCGAGATGGAGTCCTTGTACGATACCTTCAAGGAGACGGCTGACCGTCAGAAGGTGGTCAGCGATGATCAACTGCTGCAGATGGTGAGCAGCACACTAGGCAAACCGGCCCAAGTATATGAGCTGACCGAGGCCCAGGTCATTTCGGGAACGGGCAGCAGCCGGGTTGCGGCCGTTACGCTGCGTCATCTGGGCGAGCAAACTGAGGCCACCTATTCCAGCGTGGCGGACGGTCCGGTGCAAGCCGTTATTTCGGCGATCAGCCAAGGAATTAGCAGCGCCATCCGCTTTGGCGATTTGGAACTTCATTCGTTAAGTAGCGGCGAAGATGCGCATGCCGAAGCGGCGGTCACGGTTGAGAAGGCGGGCAAGATCTTCCGCGGCACGGCCGTGCATCAGGATATCGTTATGGCCGCAGGCCTGGCATACGTTGCTGCATGCAACTCGGCGTTGATGTCGGTCTAA